The following DNA comes from Candidatus Stoquefichus sp. SB1.
TCAATATGAAACCATTAAAAAATACAAAAACATGGTTAGATGAAGAAACAAAAGAACCTATAATATGGAAATCACCAGAACATTGTTTATTATTAACTGGCTACGATCAGAATTTTTATTATTTTAATGATCCAATGCAAAAGAAAAATACGGCTTATCCAAAAGATATTGTTGAGAAAGCTTATAAAGATTTATACAGTCAATCGGTTGTTATTATTCCAACTCATAGAGAGATACGCTAAATGTATCTCTTTTATAATATAAAAAATGTTGTGATTAGAAAAAAATTTTCATGCTCTTTTCGTAGTTTCCAATGATTGTAAATAGAGATAACTGATGTATATTTTAGATGTTCTTCATAAAATAATAAAAGAGCGAGACTTGAAATGAATATTTCTTCAGTTTTCGTAACATCTTTTCTTTGTTATATTTATCATGTATACTTATTTATAGTCAATGTGAAATCAATAGAGTTATGTATGAATAATTATGTTATGTAAAGGAGTATAGAAATGGAATGCTATATAAAATCAATGTATTTATGTGTAAATGATATGGCTAGAGCAATTACTTTTTATGAAAACTTGCTTGAACAGAAAGTATTAATTAAGGATGAAATTTATAGTGTTTTTGATATTCATGGTTTCCGATTAGGATTATTTGCATATCAGAAAATGGGAGAAGAACATATTTTTGGCAGCAATTGTTTGCCTAGTTTAGAAGTTGAAAGTTTAGAAATTCTGCAATCGAAGATCGCACAATTGGAACTGTGTTTTCCATTGACACAGATTGGAGATAATTGGGTTGTAGAATTTATTGATAGTGAAGGGAATCATATTGAAATGACAACACCTATAGAGAAAATAGAGGAGAAAAAAATGTTAATAAGACAAGAAACGAAGAATGATTATGCAGAGGTTTATACCCTTATTAAACAAGCCTTTGCTTCAGCAGAGCATAGTGATGGAACTGAACATGATTTAACCAATGCACTGAGAACAAGTGATGCTTTTATACCCGAACTTTCTTTGGTAGCTGAAAGAGATGATAAGATAGTAGGTCATATCTTATTTACAAAAGGAAAAGTTGGTCATGAGACAGTATTAATCTTAGCCCCATTGTCAGTGCACCCAGAATATCAAAAACAAGGTATAGGAACTGCATTGATTAAGGAAGGACATAAAATTGCAAAAGAACGAGGTTATTCATATTCTCTCGTGCTGGGAAGTGAAACATATTATCCACGTATGGGGTATATTCCAGCTATTCAATTTGGTATTCACGTTCCTGAAGGTATGCCATCAGATAATTTTATGGCTATAAAGTTACAAGAAAATGCACCTATTTTAGATGGTTCTGTTATTTATGCAAAAGAATTTGGAATTTGATTGGTATTGATTTGCTTAACCAATGTTGATACTTTTCCATTTTATGTATATAATGGTCAATGAATATTGACGAAAGGGAAAGATGTATGGGAGAGACAAGAAAAAGTTTAGCAAAAGAATTTAATGAATGTCGTCCTATTCTTTCTGTATTGGGTGATACGACAAGACAAAGTATTATCTTATGTTTATTAGAAAATATGAAGATGGGTGGTATGAGAGTTGGTGATCTTGTAGAAGAGATTCATATTTCTAGAACCGCATTATCACATCACTTGAAGATATTAAAGAACTGTGGTGTTGTTGGAATGAGAGAAGAGGGAACAAAGAACTTTTATTACCTTAATTATCGAAGTGGGCGTGTGACAGCACTTATACGTTTATTTAGAAAAATTGAAGCAGTTCAGTAAGAAAATTGTGAAGTTTGTGAAGATCGATATTGTGAGGGAGGGGAATCAATGCATTATAATATATATTTTAGTCCAACAGGAAATACACAAAAGCTGACCACTTATGTGAGTCAACAATTAGGACAATATGAAGATATTGATCTTTCTGTTAATCATCAAGATTTGACAATTAAGATGAAACAAAAAGATATTTGTATCATTGGTGTTCCCTCTTTTGGTGGGCGTGTTCCACAAATTGCTATAGAAAGATTGAATATGATTAAAGGGGATCATACACCAGTAATTATGATTGCCAGTTATGGAAATCGAGCATATGAAGATACTTTGATAGAGTTAAAAACAAATTTAAATCAGAATGGTTTTATTTGTATAGCTGCTATGGCAATTGTATGTGAGCATTCAATCATGCATCAATTTGGAAAAGGGCGACCAGATGCCACAGATTATCATGAAATTGATTTGTTTATTCATACAATTAAAGAGCGACTGAAATCTCCTTATCGTGAGATTACTGTATCTGGCAATATCCCATATCGTGAATATCATGTAAGTGCGATGGTGCCATTTGCGACAAAAAAATGTACAGAATGTGGATTATGTGGTAAACTTTGTCCTGTAGGGGCTATTTCACTTGAACATCCTCGTGAAACAAATTCTGATATTTGTATATCATGTATGCGTTGTGTGAGTATGTGTCCAAGACAGGCTAGAGAATGTGATGCTTCTATCATTGAAGCATTAGTTGAAAAATTAAAGAAAGCATGTGCTGTAGCAAAACCAAATGATTTCTTTTAGGAGGTAGAAAAATGTTAAAAGCAATATTTATAGATCATATGGGAACATTGGTTTATGAACAAAGTGAATATTTAGAATCATTGATTCAAAAATGTGTTGATCATTCCATTGAAAAGGATCCTCAAAAAATTGCTGAGATGTGGTATCAAAAACATGATGAATTATTAAAACAATATAATGGAGAAAATTATAAAAAAGAGTATGATATTGCATTAGAAGCATTTGATGCAATTAAAGAAGAAATTCAATTAGAAGGTGACAGTCACGAATACTGTGATTTGCTTACACAGCATTGGATGCATACACCAGCCTATGATGACACATATGATTTTTTTGCACAATGTCCATTACCAATTTATATCATTACTAATAATGATACTTACTATGTTGAAGAAAGTATGAAAAATTTAGAATTAAAACCTAAGGGTATTATTTCTAGTGAAACGACTCATTATTATAAACCGGCTAAAGAAATGTTTGAAAAAGCATTAGAAATAACAAAATTAAATGCAAATGAAGCAGTTTATATAGGTGATAGTTTAAATAAAGATATGGAAGCAGCAAAATCAGTAGGAATGCGAGCTTTTCTCATCAGTAAAGAAAAAACAGATGATCCACAAGTGACAGTATTAGAATCATTATTAGATGTTTTTGAATATTTATAAGTTCCGTTAAGGAACTTATTTTCATAATCTGTTTGTTTTATTGAAAAATAATTTGAAATCTATATGATATATGAATAGAGGAGGATGGGAAAATGAGTATAAAAGTTATTATTATGGATGTTGATGGGACATTGACAAACACACAAAAAGTGATTACTCCAAAAACGAA
Coding sequences within:
- a CDS encoding ArsR/SmtB family transcription factor, coding for MGETRKSLAKEFNECRPILSVLGDTTRQSIILCLLENMKMGGMRVGDLVEEIHISRTALSHHLKILKNCGVVGMREEGTKNFYYLNYRSGRVTALIRLFRKIEAVQ
- a CDS encoding EFR1 family ferrodoxin (N-terminal region resembles flavodoxins. C-terminal ferrodoxin region binds two 4Fe-4S clusters.), which produces MHYNIYFSPTGNTQKLTTYVSQQLGQYEDIDLSVNHQDLTIKMKQKDICIIGVPSFGGRVPQIAIERLNMIKGDHTPVIMIASYGNRAYEDTLIELKTNLNQNGFICIAAMAIVCEHSIMHQFGKGRPDATDYHEIDLFIHTIKERLKSPYREITVSGNIPYREYHVSAMVPFATKKCTECGLCGKLCPVGAISLEHPRETNSDICISCMRCVSMCPRQARECDASIIEALVEKLKKACAVAKPNDFF
- a CDS encoding HAD family hydrolase, producing the protein MLKAIFIDHMGTLVYEQSEYLESLIQKCVDHSIEKDPQKIAEMWYQKHDELLKQYNGENYKKEYDIALEAFDAIKEEIQLEGDSHEYCDLLTQHWMHTPAYDDTYDFFAQCPLPIYIITNNDTYYVEESMKNLELKPKGIISSETTHYYKPAKEMFEKALEITKLNANEAVYIGDSLNKDMEAAKSVGMRAFLISKEKTDDPQVTVLESLLDVFEYL
- a CDS encoding GNAT family N-acetyltransferase; protein product: MECYIKSMYLCVNDMARAITFYENLLEQKVLIKDEIYSVFDIHGFRLGLFAYQKMGEEHIFGSNCLPSLEVESLEILQSKIAQLELCFPLTQIGDNWVVEFIDSEGNHIEMTTPIEKIEEKKMLIRQETKNDYAEVYTLIKQAFASAEHSDGTEHDLTNALRTSDAFIPELSLVAERDDKIVGHILFTKGKVGHETVLILAPLSVHPEYQKQGIGTALIKEGHKIAKERGYSYSLVLGSETYYPRMGYIPAIQFGIHVPEGMPSDNFMAIKLQENAPILDGSVIYAKEFGI